A single genomic interval of Syntrophobotulus glycolicus DSM 8271 harbors:
- a CDS encoding RNA polymerase sigma factor has protein sequence MFIFATIKNEKKRGKLEELYIAQASSMYKVAYRILDDEYLAQDAVHEAFINISNNFEKIMQTDCNKMGALLIIIVRNVSINMYNRRKKSGFSYEELGEEISDSGPGIEEILMNKEMFSIVVEKIKELHPSYADILSLKYFYHYEDSEVCRILSITPENFRTRLHRARHSLITLLSREQEGKNRE, from the coding sequence GTGTTTATATTTGCTACGATAAAAAACGAAAAAAAGCGCGGAAAACTTGAGGAATTATACATAGCTCAAGCTTCTTCGATGTATAAAGTGGCTTACAGAATTCTAGATGATGAATATTTGGCCCAGGATGCTGTTCATGAAGCTTTTATCAACATCTCAAATAATTTTGAAAAAATCATGCAAACTGACTGTAATAAAATGGGTGCTTTATTAATTATTATAGTTAGAAACGTTTCCATCAATATGTATAACCGGAGAAAAAAATCGGGCTTTTCTTATGAAGAACTGGGAGAAGAAATATCTGATTCAGGACCGGGCATTGAAGAAATTCTAATGAATAAAGAAATGTTTTCTATAGTAGTAGAAAAAATTAAAGAATTACATCCCTCTTATGCCGATATTCTTTCTTTAAAATATTTTTATCACTATGAAGATAGTGAAGTATGCCGAATTTTGAGTATCACACCAGAAAATTTTAGAACCCGGCTCCACCGGGCACGACATAGTTTGATCACTTTATTATCTCGGGAGCAGGAGGGAAAAAATCGTGAGTGA
- a CDS encoding DUF4367 domain-containing protein, which produces MSERELAKPQAEEKILEALFEYAAACHVDNIMAEYPVEASSDFVFPSEFERRMKKLIARHNRKELLKNIRKKTIKILPRAVIFLFVLIGSFTIVVASVEALRVKALNIIMNIQSQYTSIEVKNKNNGQTEQIKEQIPQNWNGYAPTYVPHGFKVDRTEKREMKESIYFTNEQGQIIEFIRYLAGDTDLRIDTEGASVQDTSIHNKDALLAEKAGFITIAWKEEYLFSLIGEADKAEMIKMAESIVKK; this is translated from the coding sequence GTGAGTGAACGTGAATTAGCGAAGCCCCAAGCAGAAGAAAAAATCCTGGAAGCGCTCTTCGAATACGCTGCCGCCTGTCATGTTGATAATATAATGGCCGAGTATCCGGTTGAAGCGAGTTCTGATTTTGTCTTTCCATCTGAGTTTGAACGAAGAATGAAAAAGCTCATTGCCAGACATAACAGAAAAGAACTTTTAAAGAACATAAGGAAAAAGACGATCAAGATATTGCCTAGAGCGGTAATTTTCTTATTCGTATTGATCGGAAGTTTTACAATAGTCGTGGCCAGTGTTGAAGCCTTGAGAGTGAAAGCATTAAATATCATCATGAATATCCAGAGTCAATATACCAGTATTGAAGTAAAGAATAAGAATAACGGTCAAACGGAACAGATTAAGGAGCAAATACCGCAGAACTGGAATGGATATGCTCCTACCTATGTTCCGCATGGATTTAAAGTCGATAGAACAGAAAAACGTGAGATGAAGGAATCTATTTACTTTACCAATGAACAAGGCCAAATCATTGAATTTATCCGGTATTTAGCCGGCGACACAGACTTAAGAATAGATACGGAAGGTGCTTCTGTTCAAGATACTTCAATACACAATAAGGATGCTCTTTTAGCTGAGAAAGCAGGATTTATCACTATTGCCTGGAAGGAAGAATATCTCTTTTCTCTGATCGGAGAAGCAGATAAAGCAGAGATGATTAAAATGGCCGAAAGCATTGTAAAAAAATAA